The following coding sequences are from one Gemmatimonadota bacterium window:
- a CDS encoding tRNA guanosine(34) transglycosylase Tgt, with protein MFDFDLTHTDGDARAGTLHLPHGKVQTPAFMPVGTLGVVRGLHPAEVERTGAQIILGNTYHLHLRPGEDVVQALGGLHRFTTWRKPMLTDSGGFQVFSLETLRKITEEGVEFTSHVDGSRRFLSPEKAMEIQWALGADIAMAFDHVVPGGSTHAHAEEGMERSLRWLARCRARHAELAAGSEAQTFWPIIQGGTYADLRLRSLEGTLAEGPWTGTAIGGLSVGEPKPVMHRVLEELGPRLPRDRPRYLMGVGFPEDLVEGIARGVDVFDCVAATRNGRHGSAWTMSGRVNIRKATNRMAAGPLDPDCDCETCQRFSRAYLRHLFVADEILGLRLLSLHNVRFLVRIGELARAAILEGRFTPWRHEWVGRYTQGDDA; from the coding sequence ATGTTCGACTTTGACCTGACCCATACCGACGGCGACGCCCGGGCCGGCACCCTCCACCTGCCCCACGGCAAGGTCCAGACCCCGGCGTTCATGCCGGTCGGCACCCTCGGGGTCGTCCGGGGTCTCCACCCCGCCGAGGTCGAGCGGACCGGGGCCCAGATCATTCTCGGGAACACCTACCACCTCCACCTCCGGCCCGGCGAGGACGTGGTCCAGGCGCTCGGCGGGCTCCACCGGTTCACGACGTGGCGGAAGCCGATGCTGACAGATTCGGGCGGATTTCAGGTGTTTTCCCTGGAGACGCTTCGCAAGATCACCGAAGAAGGAGTCGAATTTACCAGCCACGTGGACGGAAGCCGGCGGTTCCTCTCGCCTGAGAAAGCCATGGAGATCCAGTGGGCCCTCGGCGCTGACATCGCGATGGCCTTCGATCACGTCGTCCCCGGTGGCTCGACCCACGCCCATGCCGAAGAGGGCATGGAACGATCGCTTCGGTGGTTGGCCCGGTGCCGGGCCCGCCACGCGGAGTTAGCGGCAGGCTCGGAGGCCCAGACGTTTTGGCCGATCATTCAGGGAGGGACCTACGCCGATCTTCGGCTCCGGTCGCTCGAGGGCACCCTGGCGGAGGGGCCCTGGACCGGTACCGCCATCGGCGGGCTGTCGGTCGGCGAGCCAAAGCCGGTCATGCATCGGGTACTGGAGGAACTGGGCCCCCGCCTGCCCCGGGACCGCCCTCGTTATCTTATGGGGGTTGGATTTCCGGAAGATCTGGTCGAGGGAATCGCTCGGGGCGTTGATGTGTTCGACTGCGTTGCCGCCACCCGGAACGGCCGCCATGGCAGTGCATGGACCATGAGTGGGCGGGTCAACATCCGCAAAGCGACCAACCGGATGGCCGCGGGTCCGTTGGATCCGGACTGCGACTGCGAAACCTGCCAACGGTTCTCGCGGGCGTATCTCCGTCATCTGTTCGTGGCGGATGAAATCCTGGGACTGCGATTGCTGTCCCTGCATAATGTGCGGTTTCTGGTCCGGATCGGCGAGTTGGCTCGCGCGGCGATCCTGGAAGGCCGCTTTACTCCATGGCGCCACGAGTGGGTCGGGCGCTACACCCAAGGTGACGACGCATGA
- the queA gene encoding tRNA preQ1(34) S-adenosylmethionine ribosyltransferase-isomerase QueA: MTEPGFRVSDFDYHLPPDLIAQTPSETRGASRLLDLDRATGAPTDRMFAELPGLVPAGDLLILNSTKVRHARLIGWRPSGRPAEVLLIHPAADGCWIAMGKPGSALKPGKRIALGETAAIETVEVLDGPNRLVRFIGITAEAAMTAYGRLPLPPYITREPTQADDDRYQTVYAERPGSVAAPTAGLHFTPAILAELATNGVGIGKLDLEVGPGTFRPLGGDDPATHPMHRESFTISAELADRIRATQASGGAIWAVGTTVVRALESAATEAGVAVGPQETTLLILPGFRFQVVDRLITNFHLPRSTLLMLVSAFGGGPEIRAAYRHAVDQRYRFYSYGDAMVVR; the protein is encoded by the coding sequence TTGACTGAGCCGGGCTTTAGGGTCTCTGACTTCGACTACCACCTTCCGCCCGACCTGATCGCCCAGACCCCGAGCGAGACCCGAGGGGCCAGCCGACTCCTCGACCTCGACCGGGCCACCGGCGCCCCCACCGACCGGATGTTCGCCGAGTTGCCCGGCTTGGTGCCGGCCGGCGATCTCCTGATCCTCAACTCGACCAAAGTTCGTCACGCGCGGCTGATCGGATGGCGGCCGAGCGGCCGGCCCGCCGAGGTCCTCTTGATCCACCCGGCGGCCGATGGTTGCTGGATTGCCATGGGCAAACCGGGCAGTGCCCTGAAGCCCGGCAAACGCATAGCGTTAGGCGAAACGGCCGCGATCGAAACGGTCGAAGTCCTCGACGGGCCCAACCGGCTGGTCCGGTTCATCGGGATCACCGCCGAGGCCGCCATGACCGCGTACGGCCGGCTTCCGCTGCCGCCCTACATCACCCGCGAACCGACCCAGGCGGACGATGACCGCTACCAAACCGTGTATGCCGAACGGCCCGGGAGCGTCGCGGCGCCCACGGCCGGCCTCCACTTCACCCCGGCAATCCTGGCAGAGCTGGCCACCAATGGCGTCGGGATCGGCAAACTCGACCTCGAGGTCGGACCGGGGACCTTTCGCCCGCTGGGGGGCGACGACCCGGCCACCCACCCGATGCACCGGGAGTCGTTTACCATCTCCGCCGAGTTAGCGGATCGGATTCGGGCCACCCAGGCGAGCGGCGGAGCGATCTGGGCGGTCGGCACCACGGTAGTGCGGGCCCTCGAGTCGGCAGCCACCGAAGCCGGCGTGGCCGTCGGACCGCAAGAAACCACGCTGCTGATTCTCCCGGGGTTTCGGTTTCAGGTGGTAGACCGATTGATCACGAATTTTCACCTGCCCCGTTCCACCCTGCTGATGCTGGTGAGCGCATTCGGCGGCGGGCCCGAGATCCGGGCGGCCTACCGGCACGCGGTCGACCAGCGGTATCGCTTCTACTCCTACGGTGACGCCATGGTGGTCCGGTGA
- the ruvB gene encoding Holliday junction branch migration DNA helicase RuvB translates to MTRVEVTTPDELPEEGGTDAALRPSRLDEFVGQEHVKASLQIAIDAAKARKDALDHILFFGPPGLGKTTLAMLMAREMGVQIRTTSGPVLEKPGDLVGMLTGLSKGDILFIDEIHRLRPVLEEFLYPAMEDFRVDVRIAEGPNAQTIPMALEPFTLVGATTRFGQLTPPMRARFGIVERLNFYRPDELAQIVTRSAAILNIPAEATGALEIAKRSRGTPRIANRLLRRVRDYAEVRADGIITPAVAAAALERLNVDEFGLDDMDARILSTIIEKFGGGPVGLQTLGAAVGEDSGTLEEVYEPYLLQQGFLERTSRGRVATAQAYKRFGITPPASQGPLFD, encoded by the coding sequence ATGACGCGGGTCGAGGTGACTACCCCGGACGAGCTGCCCGAGGAGGGCGGCACCGATGCGGCGCTCCGCCCGTCCCGGCTCGACGAGTTCGTGGGACAGGAGCATGTCAAGGCGTCGCTCCAGATCGCGATCGACGCGGCCAAGGCCCGGAAGGACGCCCTCGACCACATCCTGTTCTTCGGCCCGCCCGGCCTCGGCAAAACCACGCTGGCGATGCTGATGGCCCGCGAAATGGGCGTCCAGATCCGGACCACCTCCGGTCCGGTCCTCGAAAAGCCCGGCGACCTCGTCGGCATGCTCACCGGTCTCTCTAAAGGTGACATCTTATTCATCGATGAGATCCATCGGCTCCGGCCGGTGCTGGAAGAGTTTCTCTACCCCGCCATGGAGGACTTCCGGGTCGACGTCCGGATTGCCGAGGGGCCGAACGCCCAGACGATTCCGATGGCCCTCGAGCCGTTCACGTTGGTCGGCGCCACCACCCGGTTCGGACAACTGACCCCGCCGATGCGGGCCCGGTTCGGCATCGTGGAACGGCTGAACTTCTACCGTCCCGACGAATTGGCTCAAATCGTGACCCGCTCCGCTGCGATTCTGAACATTCCGGCCGAAGCCACCGGGGCCCTCGAGATCGCCAAGCGAAGCCGGGGCACGCCCCGGATCGCAAACCGGCTCCTCCGCCGGGTCCGGGACTACGCCGAGGTCAGGGCCGACGGCATCATTACGCCGGCGGTGGCCGCCGCCGCGCTGGAGCGGCTCAACGTCGATGAATTCGGCCTCGACGACATGGATGCCAGGATTCTTTCCACCATCATCGAGAAGTTCGGCGGGGGCCCGGTCGGCCTGCAAACGTTAGGCGCGGCCGTCGGCGAGGACAGCGGAACGCTGGAGGAAGTGTACGAACCGTATCTGCTCCAGCAGGGCTTCCTGGAGCGGACCTCCCGCGGCCGGGTGGCAACAGCCCAAGCTTACAAACGATTCGGCATCACGCCGCCGGCCAGCCAGGGACCGCTGTTTGACTGA
- the ruvA gene encoding Holliday junction branch migration protein RuvA, with amino-acid sequence MTGRIHGRQTPRTEDRPDAGRRGRRGRGCPHPSAGRPRGPGRPVISTVTGVLSDRAGETIVIQTDGGVGYAVTVPVGVLERLPAPGQRCSLFIEMVIREDAWTLFGFDRAADRGIFQRLLGASGFGPKLAMALLSSLGPDRTVRAIQAKDFVALSTVPGIGRKKAERLVLELSDRFAEVIVDAGPRKGSAAEEATRALAALGYASVAADEAIRAALVQGPDSDAAGLIKRALHQLTTPKPGGR; translated from the coding sequence ATCACAGGTCGGATTCATGGTCGCCAAACTCCTCGGACTGAAGACCGCCCCGACGCCGGCCGACGCGGCCGACGGGGTCGCGGTTGCCCTCACCCATCTGCTGGCCGGCCGCGGGGCCCGGGCCGCCCGGTGATCTCGACCGTCACCGGCGTCCTCTCCGATCGGGCGGGCGAAACGATCGTGATCCAGACCGACGGCGGCGTGGGTTACGCTGTGACCGTGCCGGTGGGCGTACTGGAGCGCCTGCCGGCGCCCGGCCAGCGGTGCTCGCTGTTCATCGAAATGGTCATTCGCGAGGACGCCTGGACCTTGTTCGGCTTCGATCGGGCCGCCGACCGGGGCATCTTTCAGCGCCTGCTCGGCGCGAGCGGCTTCGGACCCAAACTAGCCATGGCCCTGCTCTCGAGTTTAGGCCCCGACCGGACGGTCCGGGCGATCCAGGCCAAGGACTTTGTTGCGCTGTCGACCGTCCCGGGCATCGGCCGGAAGAAGGCCGAACGGCTGGTCCTCGAATTGTCCGACCGGTTCGCCGAGGTCATCGTGGATGCCGGCCCCCGGAAAGGGTCGGCGGCCGAAGAAGCCACCCGGGCGCTCGCGGCGTTAGGCTACGCCTCGGTGGCGGCCGACGAAGCGATCCGGGCGGCCCTGGTCCAGGGACCCGACAGCGATGCCGCCGGGTTGATCAAGCGGGCCTTACACCAGTTGACGACACCCAAGCCGGGAGGACGATAG
- the ruvC gene encoding crossover junction endodeoxyribonuclease RuvC, with protein sequence MTVLGIDPGTAVVGYGVVVADQPGRLARLIECGVIRTPARTPLPARLLAIHEGLTELFARHRPTALAVEDIFYGTNVRTTAVLGHARGVILLAGALAGIPVFEYPPASIKKAIVGRGAAQKSQVGFMVAKLLGLKTAPTPADAADGVAVALTHLLAGRGARAAR encoded by the coding sequence GTGACCGTTCTCGGGATCGATCCGGGTACCGCGGTCGTCGGCTACGGCGTGGTGGTAGCCGATCAGCCGGGTCGGCTCGCGCGGCTGATCGAGTGCGGCGTGATTCGGACCCCGGCCCGGACGCCGCTGCCGGCGCGGTTGCTGGCCATTCATGAGGGTCTGACCGAACTGTTCGCCCGCCACCGACCAACGGCGCTTGCCGTCGAAGACATCTTCTACGGCACCAATGTCCGGACCACCGCCGTCCTCGGACACGCCCGCGGGGTCATCCTGCTGGCGGGGGCCCTGGCTGGGATTCCGGTGTTCGAGTACCCCCCGGCCAGCATCAAGAAGGCCATCGTCGGGCGCGGTGCCGCGCAGAAATCACAGGTCGGATTCATGGTCGCCAAACTCCTCGGACTGAAGACCGCCCCGACGCCGGCCGACGCGGCCGACGGGGTCGCGGTTGCCCTCACCCATCTGCTGGCCGGCCGCGGGGCCCGGGCCGCCCGGTGA
- a CDS encoding YebC/PmpR family DNA-binding transcriptional regulator, whose product MAGHSKWKQIKHKKAATDSRRASVWTKCIREITVAAKAGGGDPGGNPRLRTAIDAGRAVNMPNENIERAIKKGTGELEGQVYEDVTYEGYGPGGAAIYLEGTTDNANRTVAEVRHAFAKNGGNLGATNSVAWMFDRKGQIFLTAARSPEEATLEAALEAGAEDFATEGEQYVVTTAPNDLHGVQDTLKARGYTVESAEIAMVPRNTVKVEGDDAVRLLKLVEMLEDQDDVSKVFANFDIDARTLAEAGA is encoded by the coding sequence ATGGCTGGCCACAGCAAGTGGAAGCAAATCAAGCATAAGAAGGCCGCGACCGACAGCCGGCGGGCATCGGTTTGGACCAAGTGCATTCGGGAAATCACCGTGGCCGCCAAGGCCGGCGGGGGCGACCCCGGCGGGAACCCACGGCTCCGAACCGCCATCGATGCCGGCCGGGCCGTCAACATGCCCAACGAGAACATCGAGCGGGCCATCAAGAAGGGCACCGGCGAACTCGAGGGGCAGGTGTACGAGGACGTGACGTACGAGGGTTACGGACCCGGCGGGGCGGCGATCTACCTCGAAGGCACGACCGACAATGCCAATCGGACGGTCGCCGAGGTCCGCCACGCCTTCGCCAAGAACGGCGGCAACCTGGGCGCGACCAACTCGGTGGCGTGGATGTTCGATCGGAAGGGACAGATCTTCCTCACGGCGGCCCGATCTCCTGAGGAGGCCACCCTGGAAGCCGCCCTCGAAGCCGGCGCCGAGGATTTCGCCACCGAAGGCGAGCAATACGTGGTCACAACGGCCCCGAACGATCTCCACGGGGTTCAGGACACGCTCAAGGCCCGAGGCTATACCGTTGAGTCCGCGGAAATCGCCATGGTCCCGAGGAACACGGTGAAGGTCGAGGGCGACGACGCCGTCAGGTTGCTCAAGTTGGTCGAGATGCTCGAAGACCAAGACGACGTGTCCAAGGTGTTCGCCAACTTCGACATCGACGCCAGGACCCTGGCCGAAGCGGGGGCGTGA
- a CDS encoding glycosyltransferase family 9 protein, with product MPPRILMVRLSSMGDVLLTTPLIRAVRERHPDATITFVTKTVFASLLADNPRVAEVIGYDAQTPLKALATRIKSGGYSHLLDLHGSLRTRWLRLWVGGTWGGYPKHRLARTLLIRTKLDQYRDHRPVAERYFDAARSLDVSPVGHPLEFFVRRDAMDAAQQFLNQRGLGIDRPLIAVCPGAQHATKRWLLRHWQHLVTRLTTTGSDVVVLGGPADRLLGEEVAAAGAKSAVNAAGAFDFPGSAALLKLSHRAVSGDTGLMHLATAVQTPVVALFGPTVRQFGFYPYGGRATVLEQDLPCRPCSAMGGPGCPLGHHRCLLDITPDDVFDAIRRLPR from the coding sequence GTGCCGCCCCGCATCTTGATGGTCAGATTGAGTTCGATGGGCGACGTGCTCTTGACCACGCCGTTGATTCGGGCTGTCCGGGAACGCCATCCGGACGCCACCATCACCTTCGTCACCAAGACCGTCTTCGCCTCGCTCCTCGCGGACAACCCTCGGGTCGCGGAGGTCATCGGCTACGATGCCCAAACGCCGTTGAAGGCGCTCGCTACCCGGATCAAGAGCGGCGGCTACAGCCACCTGCTCGACCTCCACGGAAGCCTCCGGACCCGGTGGCTTCGACTGTGGGTCGGCGGAACGTGGGGAGGGTATCCAAAACACCGGCTGGCCCGGACGCTCCTGATTCGGACCAAACTGGATCAGTACCGGGACCACCGTCCGGTGGCCGAGCGGTACTTCGATGCAGCTCGGAGCCTCGACGTCTCGCCGGTGGGCCATCCGCTCGAGTTCTTCGTTCGCCGCGACGCGATGGACGCTGCCCAACAGTTTCTGAACCAACGAGGGCTTGGCATCGATCGGCCGTTGATTGCGGTGTGCCCCGGGGCCCAGCACGCCACCAAACGGTGGTTGCTCCGGCACTGGCAGCACCTGGTAACCCGGCTGACGACCACCGGCTCGGACGTGGTGGTCTTGGGCGGGCCGGCCGACCGGCTCCTGGGTGAGGAGGTGGCGGCCGCGGGGGCCAAGTCCGCGGTGAATGCGGCGGGGGCCTTTGATTTTCCGGGGAGTGCCGCCCTGCTCAAGCTCTCGCACCGGGCCGTCAGCGGCGATACCGGGCTGATGCACCTCGCGACGGCGGTCCAGACTCCGGTGGTGGCCTTGTTCGGCCCGACGGTGCGCCAATTCGGGTTCTACCCCTACGGCGGGCGGGCCACGGTTCTCGAGCAGGACCTCCCCTGCCGGCCGTGTTCCGCCATGGGCGGCCCTGGGTGCCCTCTGGGCCACCACCGATGCCTGCTGGATATCACCCCGGACGACGTATTCGATGCCATCCGCCGCCTGCCCCGCTGA
- a CDS encoding ABC transporter ATP-binding protein, translating to MDDRVARRLFGVARPYRGLFVLGIVATLAASLLDGLTIVILIPLLKTLFGTAGALLQAPTQLEAWTDRFLIPLTGSGDRTSRGTGLVLLLLAGLLFKNACTYAAGQLSVAVQEGLVRDLRVLLYRHLLTLDLGFFQRTRQGQLVSGVIADADQSKQAVTAALVSFFQNTVMIGTSSVILSFISWQLTLLTLAAAPVLVFGIQQLLRRLRRYAGEWAEERGQLTSTVAERLGAIKLIRAYGAEESEVQQFATQADRYRKRLIRTQRYSTLTHPVTEVFGGLVIVLIIWAGANPEVVGATLSPEVTIGFLVVALKMMAPIKSLAQFPTGMAIALASAERVFGWLDRASAEADPPDARPARFERELAFDRVSFRYEHEPVLESVSFVVPKGRIVAIVGPSGAGKTTLLELVARFHDPVAGVVSLDGVPLGRLSLRSLRGMIGLVSQETVVLNDTVHANIAYGKPAATREEVRHAAQAANALEFVDRLPQGFETLLGERGTRLSGGQRQRIAIARALLRDPPILILDEATSALDTESERLVQEAIDRLMADRTVLVVAHRLATIQHADEILVLDGGRIVERGSHGALLAQGGLYRRLYDLQFRPVEEMA from the coding sequence ATGGATGATCGCGTTGCGCGGCGGCTGTTTGGGGTGGCCCGACCCTACCGGGGACTCTTCGTTCTCGGCATTGTCGCCACCCTGGCCGCCTCGCTGCTCGATGGCTTGACGATCGTGATTCTGATTCCCCTGCTCAAGACGCTCTTCGGGACCGCCGGGGCACTGTTGCAGGCCCCGACCCAGCTCGAAGCCTGGACCGACCGATTCCTGATCCCCCTGACTGGCAGCGGCGATCGGACTTCTCGGGGCACCGGGCTGGTCCTGCTGCTCCTGGCGGGGCTCCTGTTCAAGAACGCCTGCACCTATGCGGCCGGACAGTTGTCCGTCGCCGTGCAGGAAGGGTTGGTCCGGGATCTTCGGGTTCTGCTGTACCGCCATCTGCTCACCCTCGACCTCGGGTTCTTTCAGCGGACCCGCCAAGGTCAGCTGGTGTCCGGTGTGATCGCGGATGCGGACCAATCGAAGCAAGCCGTGACCGCGGCTCTGGTCTCGTTCTTCCAAAACACGGTGATGATCGGGACGTCGTCGGTGATCCTCTCGTTCATCTCCTGGCAGCTCACCCTCCTGACCCTCGCGGCCGCCCCGGTCCTCGTCTTCGGGATCCAGCAGCTGCTTCGCCGGCTTCGGCGCTATGCGGGTGAGTGGGCCGAGGAACGGGGACAGCTGACGTCGACGGTGGCGGAGCGGCTGGGCGCGATCAAGTTGATTCGGGCGTACGGCGCCGAGGAATCCGAAGTCCAGCAATTTGCAACCCAGGCCGACCGGTATCGGAAGCGGCTGATCCGGACCCAGCGCTACTCGACCTTGACGCACCCCGTCACCGAGGTGTTCGGGGGATTGGTCATCGTCCTGATCATTTGGGCCGGGGCCAATCCCGAGGTGGTCGGCGCCACCTTGAGCCCAGAGGTCACGATCGGGTTCTTGGTCGTGGCCCTCAAAATGATGGCGCCGATCAAATCCCTCGCGCAGTTTCCGACCGGCATGGCCATCGCGCTCGCGAGCGCGGAGCGGGTGTTCGGGTGGCTCGACCGGGCCTCGGCCGAAGCGGACCCGCCCGATGCCCGGCCGGCGCGGTTCGAGCGCGAGTTGGCGTTCGACCGAGTCTCCTTCCGGTACGAGCATGAACCGGTCCTTGAGTCGGTCTCGTTCGTCGTCCCGAAGGGCCGGATCGTGGCTATCGTCGGTCCGTCGGGGGCCGGCAAGACGACGCTCCTTGAACTGGTGGCCCGGTTTCACGATCCCGTCGCCGGAGTCGTTTCGCTCGACGGGGTACCGCTCGGCCGGCTCTCCCTTCGCTCGCTCCGAGGGATGATCGGACTCGTCAGTCAGGAAACAGTAGTCCTGAACGATACCGTCCACGCGAATATTGCCTACGGTAAGCCGGCGGCCACCCGCGAGGAGGTCCGCCACGCGGCCCAAGCCGCGAACGCCCTGGAGTTCGTGGACCGGCTACCCCAGGGGTTCGAGACCCTGCTGGGCGAGCGGGGCACCCGGCTGTCGGGCGGGCAACGGCAGCGGATCGCGATTGCCCGAGCCCTGCTCCGGGATCCCCCGATCCTGATTCTCGACGAGGCCACCAGCGCCCTCGACACCGAGTCGGAACGGCTGGTTCAGGAGGCCATTGACCGATTAATGGCCGACCGGACCGTTTTGGTCGTGGCTCACCGCTTGGCAACAATACAGCACGCTGATGAGATTCTAGTCCTGGACGGCGGCCGCATCGTGGAACGCGGCAGCCATGGGGCGCTCCTCGCCCAAGGCGGCTTGTACCGGCGCCTCTATGATCTCCAGTTCCGCCCTGTAGAGGAAATGGCGTGA
- a CDS encoding glycosyltransferase family 1 protein produces the protein MTDLLLAYDFPPIGGGIARWMAEIARRYPTGGLVVSTGSLPDAADRQFPNPVDRIAIPSGRLRTVPGLWAWRRRVRSLVATHAVEFVWCGNLRPAGYVAARTRQRDGIPYGVLLHGGDLLQLRAKFARSALKRHSARALLANASVLVANSGWTAELVGEVMTTLALDPTDRVRVVPLGSDPAVFRPGLDSETARARHQIEPGRVRLLTVARLVPHKGIDVGIAAVAALRDRIPGLTYLVVGRGPDRSRLEALARSLGVGPMVQFAAGVSDADLPAVYGTADLYLGLSRADGLEVEGFGIALADAAASGLAVVAGRSGGTGAAVLDGETGILVDARDPGAVAGAVAAILGDSTRRHQLGEAGRRWVERDRNWDRVVRDLQAISRSVVTAGPR, from the coding sequence GTGACGGACCTCCTCCTGGCCTATGACTTCCCGCCGATCGGTGGCGGAATTGCCCGCTGGATGGCCGAGATTGCCCGCCGGTATCCCACCGGCGGCCTGGTGGTGTCCACCGGCTCGCTGCCCGACGCGGCCGACCGCCAGTTTCCGAACCCGGTTGACCGGATCGCCATCCCATCGGGGCGCCTCCGCACGGTGCCGGGTCTCTGGGCGTGGCGCCGCCGGGTTCGAAGCCTGGTAGCGACCCATGCGGTCGAATTCGTGTGGTGCGGCAATCTCCGGCCCGCCGGCTACGTGGCGGCCCGGACTCGGCAGCGAGACGGCATTCCGTACGGCGTCTTGCTGCACGGGGGCGACCTGCTCCAGCTCCGGGCCAAGTTCGCCCGGTCCGCACTCAAGCGGCATTCCGCCAGGGCCTTGCTCGCCAACGCTTCGGTGCTGGTGGCCAACAGCGGCTGGACCGCCGAACTCGTCGGCGAGGTCATGACGACGCTTGCCCTCGATCCGACCGACCGGGTCAGGGTGGTGCCGTTGGGGAGCGATCCGGCGGTGTTCCGTCCCGGACTCGATTCCGAGACGGCCAGGGCCCGACACCAGATCGAGCCCGGCCGGGTCCGGCTGCTCACGGTAGCCCGGCTCGTTCCCCACAAAGGCATCGATGTCGGCATCGCGGCCGTGGCTGCGCTCCGTGACCGGATTCCCGGACTCACCTATCTCGTGGTTGGGCGGGGCCCGGACCGGTCCCGCCTGGAAGCGCTTGCCCGGTCGTTAGGCGTCGGCCCGATGGTGCAGTTTGCCGCTGGGGTGTCCGATGCCGATCTACCGGCCGTCTACGGAACGGCCGATCTCTATCTGGGCTTGTCTCGGGCCGACGGGCTCGAGGTAGAAGGCTTCGGCATTGCCCTGGCGGATGCCGCGGCGTCCGGCCTGGCCGTCGTGGCGGGGCGGAGCGGTGGAACGGGCGCCGCGGTCCTCGATGGGGAGACTGGGATCCTGGTTGATGCCCGCGATCCCGGTGCGGTGGCCGGCGCGGTGGCCGCGATCCTGGGCGATTCAACCCGCCGTCACCAGCTGGGCGAGGCCGGCCGGCGGTGGGTCGAGCGGGATCGCAACTGGGACCGCGTGGTCCGGGATCTTCAGGCCATCAGTCGATCGGTGGTCACAGCTGGACCGCGGTGA
- a CDS encoding ferredoxin: MSTLTEELLRDWQNPPILLVRPRVERISMFSFNRTPYLIAEGFRALNSALDRLPGALAALPPGVHPQREVVLAIEPKACIGCGICYSREPAVFGRGADGLAVVTSPRQSWSALGDRVVRACPTGAITAVQL, encoded by the coding sequence ATGAGCACGCTGACCGAGGAATTGCTACGCGACTGGCAGAACCCGCCGATCCTGCTGGTCCGGCCGCGCGTCGAACGGATTTCGATGTTCTCCTTCAACCGAACACCCTACTTGATTGCCGAAGGGTTCCGGGCGCTCAATTCCGCGCTCGATCGGCTGCCGGGCGCCCTGGCAGCACTGCCGCCCGGTGTCCACCCCCAGCGCGAGGTGGTCCTGGCCATCGAACCCAAGGCGTGCATCGGCTGCGGGATCTGCTATTCCCGCGAGCCCGCCGTGTTCGGGCGAGGCGCCGATGGCTTGGCGGTGGTCACGTCGCCCCGCCAATCGTGGTCGGCACTGGGTGACCGGGTGGTCCGGGCCTGTCCGACCGGAGCGATCACCGCGGTCCAGCTGTGA